The following coding sequences lie in one Myxococcus xanthus genomic window:
- a CDS encoding protein kinase domain-containing protein, with amino-acid sequence MSCPDENDLARHLEGQLSSEREQQVRAHVAGCAECRSVLAALSPNEARTSFAGVGPLATGTRVGRYVVLGLLGEGGMGRVHVAYDPELDRKVALKLLKPERFHEDSLALARQRLEREARTMAKLSHPHIASLHDVGEYQGQLFLVMEFLEGGTLRRWLAEQPRPLREVLERFRQAADGLAASHALGIVHRDFKPDNVLLTKGGLVRITDFGLANATLVPGAAAPGAVTSASLTVTGTLLGTLAYGAPEQLRGEHGDARSDQFSFCVALYEALNGQRPFEGKTREALLEQVARKAVRPERPGVPAWLRAVVRRGLSADPAERFSSMEALRAQLSRDTVARRRTVALVMLGAVLTGLTVFGLLSRQPPQALCQGSERHFAGVWDAQMRESTRRAFLATSAPDAEASFSAVVAALDRWKLDWTRAHQEACEATRVWGEQPDQVLGLRMACLDERLEEVTRVVVALQEADARTVARGFGLGGSLASLRRCSDVRTLLEAVAPPEDPAVLVEVTAVRAELARANAGLFAGHTPEALKVALAARERAVRTRYRPLEAEAHLLCATLQEDASAFEDARASLVQAGLAAEAGRHHAVLARVLYAQAWLSGHDLGRTQEAWAYLSRAQAVAEPLRDPEFDALLNYVRAELFEQEGRFSEAEPLLREALDRVTEKGVSHAAARAELNGRLGLLARHQGRLLEAKRWQEEALRLQEDLHGPDHRDTARALVNLGGTLAHAGELARAEAVVQRALASLRRSLGEEHLVVARTLSNLAVIYFEWGRGPEALRAAEQSLAVARKSVPPEGADAVLMGMTSNRTGVLGELGAREAELEQARRSLAHRERVYGATHPEVALDLHEVGRLLRLLGRAKEARGFHARGVALQESLLARGELEGEGLRWLADALLFLGRVEEARGHAERALARLERDWGPVAPERIKALVLLGDVHLARRAPAEAAAPLRTALAALASEQVASARVPLARRRLAQALRLSGASDEACQEARRAWLEWEPWRKAYPGEVAEARAEKDRCPR; translated from the coding sequence ATGAGCTGCCCGGACGAGAACGACCTCGCGCGTCACCTGGAAGGCCAGCTCTCCTCCGAGCGTGAGCAACAGGTGCGTGCCCACGTCGCCGGCTGCGCCGAGTGCCGGAGCGTGCTCGCCGCGCTGAGCCCGAATGAGGCGCGGACCTCCTTCGCGGGCGTGGGTCCGCTCGCCACGGGCACGCGGGTGGGGCGCTACGTGGTGCTGGGGCTGCTAGGCGAGGGCGGCATGGGCCGGGTTCATGTCGCGTATGACCCCGAGCTGGACCGCAAGGTGGCGCTGAAGCTGCTCAAGCCGGAGCGTTTCCATGAGGACTCACTGGCCCTGGCGCGGCAACGTCTGGAGCGCGAGGCCCGCACCATGGCGAAGCTGTCCCACCCGCACATCGCCAGCCTTCATGACGTGGGCGAGTACCAGGGACAGCTCTTCCTGGTGATGGAGTTCCTGGAGGGCGGCACGCTGCGGCGCTGGCTGGCGGAGCAACCGCGCCCGCTCCGGGAGGTGCTCGAGCGCTTCCGGCAGGCGGCGGATGGACTCGCCGCGTCGCATGCGCTGGGCATCGTCCACCGGGACTTCAAGCCGGACAATGTCTTGCTGACGAAGGGGGGCCTCGTTCGCATCACTGACTTCGGCCTGGCCAACGCGACCCTGGTGCCCGGAGCGGCGGCTCCCGGCGCGGTGACTTCGGCGTCCCTCACCGTCACGGGGACCTTGCTGGGCACGCTGGCCTACGGCGCGCCCGAACAGCTCCGCGGCGAGCACGGTGATGCCCGTTCGGACCAGTTCTCCTTCTGTGTCGCGCTCTACGAGGCGCTCAACGGCCAGCGTCCCTTCGAGGGAAAGACGCGTGAGGCCTTGCTGGAGCAGGTGGCGCGGAAGGCCGTGCGGCCGGAACGCCCCGGTGTCCCCGCGTGGCTGCGGGCCGTCGTCCGGCGCGGGCTCTCCGCCGACCCCGCGGAGCGGTTCTCCTCCATGGAGGCGCTGCGTGCGCAGTTGTCCCGGGACACCGTGGCGCGCAGGCGCACGGTCGCCCTGGTGATGCTGGGCGCAGTCCTGACGGGGCTGACTGTTTTCGGGTTGCTGTCCAGGCAGCCGCCTCAAGCGCTGTGTCAGGGCAGTGAGCGGCACTTCGCGGGCGTCTGGGATGCGCAGATGCGGGAGTCCACCCGGCGGGCCTTCCTGGCCACGAGCGCCCCGGACGCGGAAGCGTCCTTCTCCGCGGTGGTGGCGGCGCTGGACCGCTGGAAGCTGGACTGGACGCGCGCGCACCAGGAGGCCTGCGAGGCCACGCGGGTCTGGGGCGAGCAGCCAGACCAGGTCCTGGGCCTGCGCATGGCCTGCCTCGACGAGCGGCTGGAAGAGGTGACCCGCGTGGTGGTGGCGCTCCAGGAGGCGGATGCCCGCACCGTGGCGCGCGGCTTCGGGCTGGGGGGCTCGCTGGCGAGCCTGCGGCGCTGCTCGGACGTGAGGACGTTGCTGGAGGCCGTGGCGCCTCCGGAAGACCCGGCCGTGCTGGTGGAGGTAACAGCGGTCCGGGCGGAGCTGGCCCGGGCGAACGCGGGGCTGTTCGCGGGCCATACGCCGGAGGCGTTGAAGGTGGCGCTGGCGGCACGGGAGCGGGCCGTGCGCACGCGCTACCGCCCGCTGGAGGCGGAGGCCCACCTGCTGTGCGCCACGCTCCAGGAAGACGCCAGTGCGTTCGAGGATGCGCGAGCCTCGCTGGTCCAGGCCGGCCTCGCCGCGGAGGCGGGGCGCCATCATGCCGTGCTGGCCCGGGTGCTCTATGCCCAGGCGTGGTTGAGTGGCCATGACCTGGGACGGACACAGGAGGCCTGGGCCTATCTGAGCCGCGCTCAGGCGGTGGCTGAGCCGCTGCGCGACCCCGAGTTCGACGCGCTGTTGAACTATGTCCGCGCCGAGTTGTTCGAGCAGGAGGGACGTTTCTCCGAGGCGGAGCCACTGCTGCGCGAGGCGCTGGACCGTGTCACGGAGAAGGGCGTCTCCCATGCCGCTGCCCGCGCGGAGCTCAATGGGCGTCTGGGCCTGCTGGCCCGTCATCAGGGCCGGCTCCTGGAAGCGAAGCGCTGGCAGGAAGAGGCGCTGCGGCTTCAGGAGGACTTGCATGGCCCCGACCACCGCGACACAGCCCGGGCCCTGGTGAACCTGGGTGGCACGCTGGCCCACGCGGGGGAGCTGGCCCGCGCGGAGGCCGTCGTGCAGCGGGCGCTGGCCAGCCTCCGCCGCAGCCTGGGCGAGGAACACCTCGTGGTGGCGCGCACGTTGTCCAACCTGGCCGTCATCTATTTCGAGTGGGGGCGGGGGCCGGAGGCGCTGCGCGCGGCGGAGCAGAGCCTCGCGGTCGCTCGCAAGAGCGTGCCGCCGGAAGGCGCGGACGCGGTGCTCATGGGCATGACGTCGAACCGGACGGGGGTGCTGGGTGAGCTGGGCGCGCGCGAGGCTGAGCTGGAGCAGGCCCGGCGCAGCCTGGCCCACCGTGAGCGCGTGTACGGCGCCACGCATCCGGAGGTCGCGCTGGACCTGCACGAGGTGGGGCGGCTGTTGCGATTGCTGGGGCGCGCGAAGGAGGCTCGGGGCTTCCATGCGCGCGGCGTCGCGCTCCAGGAATCGTTGCTGGCGCGAGGTGAGCTGGAGGGGGAGGGGTTGCGCTGGCTCGCGGATGCTCTGCTGTTCCTGGGGCGCGTCGAGGAGGCTCGGGGCCACGCGGAGCGGGCGCTCGCGAGGCTGGAGCGGGACTGGGGGCCGGTGGCGCCGGAGCGCATCAAGGCGTTGGTGCTGCTGGGCGACGTCCATCTGGCGAGGCGCGCGCCAGCGGAGGCGGCGGCGCCCTTGAGGACGGCGCTGGCGGCGCTCGCGAGCGAACAGGTGGCGTCCGCGCGGGTTCCCCTGGCGCGGCGGCGGCTCGCCCAGGCTTTGCGTTTGTCCGGGGCGTCTGACGAGGCGTGTCAGGAGGCGCGCAGGGCGTGGCTGGAGTGGGAGCCCTGGCGCAAGGCCTACCCCGGTGAAGTCGCCGAGGCTCGCGCCGAAAAGGACCGCTGTCCGCGCTAG
- a CDS encoding transcriptional regulator produces the protein MRTDSALPEEILETVLRSMDTAAAGRLRSAPEVPRALALALREAASLQCAAPEPLVFARHLGARLSEAEDPVVALERLHARDLALALACAQGKPGAADLFEAQVLRKLHGSLARLHSSPTFVDEVLQALRGNLLMPRPDSPPRLLGYAGVGSLLHWVNISAVRLALRMRKAQGQEARVDAEMLAADPAQGGLELGLVREEARSHVRAAFVQAVASLDDEDRELLRLHFVEHLSLARMGELYGVHKSTLSRRLSGVKALLETRTHQGLTERLSLSQEELDSMMRAVHGRLDVSLSGLLAAKE, from the coding sequence ATGCGTACGGACAGCGCTCTTCCCGAGGAGATTCTCGAGACGGTTCTTCGTTCGATGGACACCGCCGCCGCGGGCCGCTTGCGCTCCGCGCCGGAGGTGCCGCGGGCGCTCGCCCTGGCCCTGCGTGAGGCGGCCTCCCTTCAGTGCGCGGCGCCCGAGCCCCTGGTGTTCGCGCGGCACCTGGGGGCACGGCTCTCCGAGGCGGAGGACCCTGTCGTCGCGCTGGAGCGTTTGCACGCAAGGGACCTTGCCCTCGCGCTCGCCTGCGCTCAAGGGAAGCCGGGGGCGGCGGACCTCTTCGAAGCGCAGGTCCTGCGCAAGCTGCATGGTTCGCTCGCACGGCTTCATTCCTCGCCCACGTTCGTGGATGAGGTGCTTCAGGCGCTCCGGGGAAATCTGCTGATGCCTCGGCCCGACTCGCCGCCCCGGCTCCTTGGCTATGCGGGCGTGGGGTCGTTGTTGCATTGGGTCAACATCTCCGCGGTGCGCCTCGCGCTCCGGATGCGAAAGGCCCAGGGGCAGGAGGCACGGGTGGACGCGGAGATGCTGGCCGCGGACCCCGCGCAAGGCGGGCTGGAGCTGGGGCTGGTTCGCGAGGAGGCCCGCTCGCACGTGCGCGCCGCCTTCGTCCAGGCGGTGGCCTCCCTGGATGACGAGGACCGGGAGTTGCTTCGTCTCCACTTCGTCGAGCATCTGTCGCTGGCTCGCATGGGGGAACTCTACGGCGTGCACAAGTCCACCCTGTCCCGGCGGCTGTCCGGGGTGAAGGCGCTGCTGGAGACGCGCACGCACCAGGGGCTGACGGAGCGGCTGTCGCTCTCCCAGGAGGAACTGGACAGCATGATGCGGGCCGTTCATGGCCGCCTCGACGTGAGCCTGTCCGGACTCCTGGCGGCGAAGGAATGA
- the map gene encoding type I methionyl aminopeptidase: MTTAVPRTPPAVLPGPNDTCWCGSGTKYKKCHRGADAAEARKRGPDVLRKGIRPGVISPRREVPLHIPRPDYALTGRPSRKDAGSDIKTPDVIARMRKACKAAAEVLQEVSSHVRPGITTDELDAITHEAYIKRGGYPSTLNYHRYPKSLCTSVNEVICHGIPDSRPLEDGDIVNLDVTIFLDGVHGDCSATVFVGNVDEESQRLVRVTRECLDLGIAAVKPGRPISDIGRAIETHATQHGMSVVRAYCGHGIGETFHTALQIPHYYEPESDTVMQPGMIFTVEPMINLGGWGHRTWDDEWTAVTADGTRSAQFEHTLLVTEQGAEILTVA, translated from the coding sequence ATGACTACCGCTGTTCCCCGTACCCCGCCCGCCGTGCTTCCGGGCCCCAACGACACCTGCTGGTGTGGCAGTGGCACCAAGTACAAGAAGTGCCACCGCGGCGCGGATGCCGCCGAGGCGCGCAAGAGGGGCCCGGACGTGCTTCGCAAGGGTATCCGCCCGGGCGTCATCAGCCCGCGCCGCGAGGTGCCGCTCCACATCCCCCGTCCGGACTACGCGCTGACGGGCCGTCCGTCGCGCAAGGACGCGGGCTCCGACATCAAGACGCCGGACGTCATCGCCCGCATGCGCAAGGCGTGCAAGGCCGCCGCCGAGGTGCTCCAGGAGGTGTCCTCGCACGTGCGTCCGGGCATCACCACGGACGAACTGGATGCGATTACCCACGAGGCCTACATCAAGCGGGGCGGCTACCCGAGCACGCTGAACTACCACCGCTATCCGAAGTCGCTCTGCACGTCCGTCAACGAGGTCATCTGCCACGGCATCCCGGACAGCCGGCCGCTGGAGGATGGCGACATCGTCAACCTGGACGTCACCATCTTCCTGGATGGCGTGCACGGTGACTGCTCGGCGACGGTCTTCGTGGGCAACGTGGACGAGGAGAGCCAGCGGTTGGTGCGGGTGACGCGCGAGTGCCTGGACCTGGGCATCGCCGCGGTGAAGCCGGGCCGGCCCATCAGCGATATCGGCCGGGCCATTGAAACGCATGCCACGCAGCACGGCATGAGCGTGGTGCGCGCGTACTGTGGCCACGGCATCGGCGAGACGTTCCACACCGCGCTCCAGATTCCGCACTACTACGAGCCCGAATCCGACACCGTCATGCAGCCCGGCATGATTTTCACCGTCGAGCCGATGATCAACCTGGGGGGCTGGGGGCACCGCACCTGGGATGACGAGTGGACCGCCGTCACCGCCGACGGCACCCGCAGCGCCCAGTTCGAGCACACCCTGCTCGTCACCGAGCAGGGCGCCGAAATCCTCACCGTGGCGTGA
- a CDS encoding TraR/DksA family transcriptional regulator, protein MELLAREAQEALRQRSHRLRARASLGVGGLSFTQAEAQELRDIEEALTRIAHGEFGRCARCGGAIGRHRLRAVPEARHCLTCAALAR, encoded by the coding sequence ATGGAGCTGCTGGCTCGGGAGGCCCAGGAAGCATTGCGGCAACGCAGCCACCGGCTGCGCGCTCGGGCCTCGTTGGGGGTGGGGGGCTTGTCCTTCACCCAGGCGGAGGCGCAGGAGCTGCGGGACATCGAAGAGGCGCTGACGCGCATCGCTCATGGTGAGTTCGGCCGGTGCGCGCGCTGCGGCGGGGCCATTGGCCGGCACCGGCTGCGCGCTGTTCCAGAGGCCCGGCACTGCCTGACGTGTGCCGCCCTGGCGCGCTGA
- a CDS encoding START domain-containing protein: protein MKMLWSGAAVAACALGFAAGQAHAEEAWKTVAEKPYVVKVRARPGSEAKDVWAEGELAASAADVQAVLRDVDAYRRWMPYVKESRILKDLPDEGQLTYTKLDLPVVSSRDYICNVVLESRLAEDGSGVFAQRWQATPDAIPQRRGTVRIRLNEGSWRVEPRGEGKSHAVYRFTVDPAGSIPGFLARMGQKDAVEDTFRAVEKRAREHAASRARAE from the coding sequence ATGAAGATGTTGTGGAGTGGGGCGGCCGTGGCTGCTTGCGCGCTGGGTTTCGCCGCCGGACAAGCCCACGCGGAAGAGGCGTGGAAGACGGTGGCGGAGAAGCCCTACGTGGTGAAGGTCCGCGCGCGTCCGGGCTCCGAGGCCAAGGACGTGTGGGCGGAGGGCGAGCTGGCCGCGAGCGCCGCGGATGTCCAGGCGGTGCTGCGGGACGTGGACGCCTACCGGCGCTGGATGCCGTATGTGAAGGAGTCCCGCATCCTGAAGGACCTGCCGGACGAGGGGCAGCTCACGTACACGAAGCTGGACCTGCCGGTGGTGTCCTCGCGCGACTACATCTGCAACGTGGTGCTGGAGTCCAGGCTGGCGGAGGACGGCTCGGGTGTGTTCGCGCAGCGCTGGCAGGCGACGCCGGATGCCATTCCCCAGCGGCGCGGCACGGTGCGCATCCGGCTCAACGAGGGAAGCTGGCGCGTGGAGCCTCGAGGCGAAGGGAAGTCCCATGCCGTGTACCGCTTCACCGTGGACCCGGCTGGCTCCATTCCTGGCTTCCTGGCGCGCATGGGGCAGAAGGACGCCGTGGAGGACACGTTCCGCGCGGTGGAGAAGCGCGCCCGGGAACACGCCGCATCCCGGGCACGCGCGGAGTGA
- a CDS encoding glutathione peroxidase: MSQNLYDIPLKSIDGAPQSLGQFKGKVLLVVNVASKCGLTPQYEGLEKLYERKRAEGFEVLGFPANNFLGQEPGSESEIKAFCTLTYDVKFPLFSKISVVGADKHPLYHALTGAIPDAVGEGPMRSRLQGYGITANPVPEVQWNFEKFLVGRDGRVAARFAPDVAADDARLLSAIDAELAKQA; encoded by the coding sequence ATGAGCCAGAACCTCTACGACATTCCCCTCAAGTCCATCGACGGTGCCCCGCAGTCACTCGGCCAGTTCAAGGGCAAGGTGCTGCTGGTGGTCAACGTGGCCTCCAAATGCGGCCTGACGCCGCAGTACGAAGGCCTGGAGAAGCTCTACGAGCGCAAGCGCGCCGAGGGCTTCGAGGTGCTGGGCTTCCCGGCCAACAACTTCCTGGGCCAGGAGCCGGGCAGCGAGTCAGAAATCAAGGCGTTCTGCACGCTGACCTACGACGTGAAGTTCCCGCTGTTCTCCAAGATTTCGGTGGTGGGCGCGGACAAGCACCCGCTCTATCACGCGCTGACGGGCGCCATCCCGGACGCCGTGGGCGAAGGCCCCATGCGCAGCCGGCTCCAGGGCTACGGCATCACCGCCAACCCCGTGCCGGAAGTGCAGTGGAACTTCGAGAAGTTCCTCGTCGGGCGTGACGGCCGCGTCGCCGCGCGTTTCGCGCCGGACGTCGCCGCGGACGATGCGCGCCTGCTGTCCGCCATCGACGCGGAGCTCGCGAAGCAGGCCTGA
- a CDS encoding HAD-IG family 5'-nucleotidase, which produces MSTFIPGPPPERGLFCNRTLNLRAIKAVGYDMDYTLIHYHVEAWERRAYEHIRDRLVEQGWPVADLSFDPELSMRGLIIDTEKGNLLKANRFGFVKKALHGTQAMSFEAQRDEYARTIIDLHERRWVFLNTLFSLSEACIYAQLVDRLDAGQLPGPMGYSDLYEHVRKNLDATHMQGRLKAEIIADPERYVIDDPETPLALLDQRNAGKKLLLITNSEWAYTEPMMHFAFDRHLPEGMTWRQLFDVVIVSARKPEFFTTRSSLFEVVESSGEALLRPHSGPFKPGTPYFGGSAVELERHLGMSGDQILYVGDHMFGDVHVTKNVLRWRTALILRELEDEVRSIASFRATESRLAERMVVKERLEAESCQIRLEVQRRRFQYGPRTDTPTEAELVARQATLRTELEALDAELGPLARAATELSNPIWGLLTRAGNDKSHLARQVERYADIYTSRVSNFLFATPFVYLRSPRGSLPHDPSLPGGTPVFGASEAGGGVSGTDGGE; this is translated from the coding sequence ATGAGCACGTTCATTCCTGGTCCCCCGCCCGAGCGCGGACTGTTCTGCAACCGCACCCTCAACCTGCGCGCCATCAAGGCGGTGGGTTACGACATGGATTACACGCTCATCCACTACCATGTGGAGGCGTGGGAGCGCCGCGCCTACGAGCACATCCGCGACCGGCTCGTGGAGCAGGGCTGGCCGGTGGCGGACTTGTCGTTCGACCCCGAGCTGTCGATGCGCGGCCTCATCATCGACACGGAGAAGGGCAACCTCCTCAAGGCCAACCGCTTCGGCTTCGTGAAGAAGGCGCTGCACGGCACGCAGGCCATGAGCTTCGAGGCCCAGCGCGACGAATACGCGCGCACCATCATCGACCTGCATGAGCGGCGCTGGGTGTTCCTCAACACGCTCTTCTCGCTGTCGGAGGCGTGCATCTACGCGCAGCTCGTGGACCGGCTGGATGCCGGCCAGCTCCCGGGCCCCATGGGCTATTCGGACCTCTACGAGCACGTGCGGAAGAACCTGGACGCCACGCACATGCAGGGGCGGCTGAAGGCGGAAATCATCGCCGACCCGGAGCGCTACGTCATCGACGACCCGGAGACGCCGCTGGCGCTGCTGGACCAGCGCAACGCCGGCAAGAAGCTGCTGCTCATCACCAACAGCGAGTGGGCCTACACCGAGCCCATGATGCACTTCGCCTTCGACCGGCACCTGCCGGAAGGCATGACGTGGCGGCAGCTCTTCGACGTGGTGATTGTCTCCGCGCGCAAGCCGGAGTTCTTCACCACGCGCTCGTCGCTCTTCGAGGTGGTGGAGTCCAGCGGCGAGGCGCTGCTGCGTCCGCACTCGGGCCCCTTCAAGCCCGGCACGCCGTACTTCGGCGGCAGCGCGGTGGAGCTGGAGCGCCACTTGGGCATGAGCGGGGACCAGATTCTCTACGTGGGCGACCACATGTTCGGCGACGTGCACGTGACGAAGAATGTGCTGCGCTGGCGCACAGCGCTCATCCTGCGCGAGCTGGAGGACGAGGTGCGCTCAATCGCCTCGTTCCGCGCCACGGAGTCCCGGCTGGCCGAGCGCATGGTGGTGAAGGAGCGGCTGGAGGCGGAGAGCTGCCAGATTCGCCTGGAGGTCCAGCGGCGGCGCTTCCAGTACGGCCCGCGCACGGACACGCCGACGGAGGCGGAGCTGGTGGCGCGGCAGGCCACGCTGCGCACGGAGCTGGAGGCGCTGGACGCGGAGCTGGGGCCCCTGGCACGCGCGGCCACCGAGCTGTCCAACCCCATCTGGGGCCTGCTGACGCGCGCGGGCAATGACAAGAGCCACCTGGCCCGGCAGGTGGAGCGGTACGCGGACATCTACACGTCGCGCGTGTCCAACTTCCTGTTCGCCACGCCCTTCGTCTACCTGCGCAGCCCGCGCGGCAGCCTCCCGCATGATCCCAGCCTGCCCGGCGGCACGCCCGTCTTCGGCGCCAGCGAGGCCGGCGGCGGCGTGTCCGGCACGGACGGCGGGGAGTAG
- the fghA gene encoding S-formylglutathione hydrolase, with translation MERIEHHASFGGRQEVWKHTSSALGGETRFGIYLPEAALRGERCPVLYWLSGLTCTEQNFITKAGAQEHAARHGFIVVAPDTSPRGDAVANDAAYDLGQGAGFYLDATQAPWAPHFRMQDYVARELPALVEQHFPATDARGIFGHSMGGHGALVTALRHPGRYRSVSAFSPIVAPSQVPWGQKAFTAYLGDNRDAWAAWDAVELVKTAKERLALLVDQGEADEFLATQLRPELLAAACEATGHPLTLRRHAGYDHSYYFIATFLADHFAHHAKALVGSENARS, from the coding sequence ATGGAACGCATCGAACACCACGCGAGTTTTGGCGGCCGGCAGGAGGTGTGGAAGCACACCTCCTCCGCGCTGGGCGGCGAGACGCGGTTCGGCATCTACCTGCCGGAGGCCGCGCTGCGCGGCGAGCGCTGCCCGGTGCTGTACTGGCTCTCCGGCCTGACCTGCACCGAGCAGAACTTCATCACCAAGGCGGGCGCGCAGGAGCACGCGGCGCGCCATGGCTTCATCGTCGTCGCGCCTGACACCAGTCCTCGCGGCGACGCGGTGGCCAATGACGCTGCCTACGATTTGGGGCAGGGGGCGGGCTTCTACCTCGACGCCACGCAGGCCCCCTGGGCGCCGCACTTCCGCATGCAGGACTACGTGGCCCGGGAGCTCCCCGCGCTGGTGGAGCAGCACTTCCCGGCCACGGACGCGCGAGGCATCTTCGGCCATTCGATGGGCGGTCATGGCGCGCTCGTCACCGCCCTGCGCCACCCGGGCCGCTACCGCAGCGTGTCCGCCTTCTCCCCCATCGTCGCACCCTCACAGGTGCCGTGGGGCCAGAAGGCCTTCACCGCCTACCTGGGCGACAACCGTGACGCGTGGGCGGCCTGGGACGCCGTCGAGTTGGTGAAGACGGCCAAGGAGCGCCTGGCCCTCCTGGTGGACCAGGGCGAGGCCGACGAGTTCCTCGCCACCCAGCTGCGCCCGGAGCTGCTGGCCGCCGCCTGCGAGGCCACGGGCCACCCGCTCACGCTGCGGCGGCACGCGGGGTACGACCACAGCTACTACTTCATCGCCACCTTCCTCGCGGACCACTTCGCGCACCACGCGAAGGCCCTCGTCGGTTCCGAGAACGCGCGTTCGTAG
- a CDS encoding S-(hydroxymethyl)glutathione dehydrogenase/class III alcohol dehydrogenase, which translates to MKSRAAVAFEAGKPLSIVELDVAPPQKGEVLVRITHTGVCHTDAFTLSGDDPEGLFPVVLGHEGAGVVEAVGEGVTSVKPGDHVIPLYTAECGQCLFCKSGKTNLCVAVRATQGKGVMPDGTTRFSYNGKPVYHYMGCSTFSEYTVVAEVSLARINPNANPEQVCLLGCGVTTGLGAVKNTARVQEGDSVAVFGLGGIGLAVIQGAQMAKAGRIIAIDTNPAKFELAKTFGATDFVNPKDHDRPIQQVIVEMTGWGVDHSFECIGNVGVMRAALECAHRGWGQSIIIGVAGAGQEISTRPFQLVTGRTWKGTAFGGVKGRSELPGMVEDAMSGKIQLAPFVTHTRPLTDINEAFDLMHEGKSIRTVVRY; encoded by the coding sequence ATGAAGTCCCGTGCCGCTGTTGCCTTCGAAGCCGGAAAGCCCTTGAGCATCGTCGAGCTCGACGTCGCGCCTCCGCAGAAGGGCGAGGTCCTGGTCCGCATCACCCACACGGGCGTCTGTCACACCGACGCGTTCACCCTCTCCGGGGATGATCCGGAAGGTCTCTTCCCTGTGGTGCTCGGCCACGAGGGAGCCGGCGTGGTGGAGGCGGTGGGCGAGGGCGTGACGTCCGTCAAGCCCGGCGACCACGTCATCCCGCTCTACACCGCGGAGTGCGGCCAGTGTCTGTTCTGTAAGTCTGGAAAGACGAACCTGTGCGTGGCGGTGCGTGCCACCCAGGGCAAGGGTGTGATGCCAGACGGCACCACGCGCTTCTCGTACAACGGCAAGCCCGTCTATCACTACATGGGGTGCTCCACCTTCAGCGAGTACACCGTGGTGGCGGAGGTGTCGCTGGCCCGCATCAACCCGAACGCCAACCCCGAGCAGGTCTGCCTGCTGGGCTGCGGCGTGACGACGGGCCTGGGCGCGGTGAAGAACACGGCCCGCGTGCAGGAAGGGGATTCGGTGGCGGTGTTCGGCCTGGGCGGCATCGGCCTGGCAGTCATCCAGGGCGCCCAGATGGCGAAGGCCGGTCGCATCATCGCCATCGACACGAACCCCGCCAAGTTCGAGCTGGCGAAGACCTTCGGCGCCACCGACTTCGTCAACCCCAAGGACCACGACCGCCCCATCCAGCAGGTCATCGTGGAGATGACGGGCTGGGGCGTGGACCACTCCTTCGAGTGCATCGGCAACGTGGGGGTGATGCGCGCCGCGCTCGAGTGCGCGCACCGTGGCTGGGGCCAGTCCATCATCATCGGCGTGGCCGGCGCGGGACAGGAGATCTCCACCCGTCCGTTCCAGCTCGTCACGGGCCGGACCTGGAAGGGGACCGCCTTTGGTGGCGTGAAGGGCCGCTCGGAGCTCCCCGGCATGGTGGAGGACGCGATGTCCGGGAAGATTCAGCTCGCGCCGTTCGTGACCCACACGCGCCCGCTGACCGACATCAACGAGGCCTTCGACCTGATGCACGAGGGCAAGTCCATCCGCACCGTCGTCCGCTACTGA